The proteins below come from a single Cannabis sativa cultivar Pink pepper isolate KNU-18-1 chromosome 3, ASM2916894v1, whole genome shotgun sequence genomic window:
- the LOC133036091 gene encoding uncharacterized protein LOC133036091: protein MPTNDILAQMPFIDGFSDGPTLNGMLRAMMIENRQTPGTSSSRPDRTSNARGPSDARRTSDDRGTNDASGPSDVRGTNDTGFGDPFSFSTSYSKINEKMFTREDIEDHSHYISMGGTPVKELHLGNFFRDKEHLKIVLGLYAMKKWFDYFVSKSGTTVWYVTCKDTDCERRLREKKNILSNIFEDKFATDDSDHLTYDIRKDMYTDFEIQMSYEKAWKCLEKALRLVRGTLEDSYSKLSGYLHILKLRNPGTITNFVVEDGRFKYCFFLLGPYRCGFRFFRPIVCVDGSFLKTRYGGQILCAVALDAVNHIFQIAFALVDSKNHNTWTYFMIKLKDAIDDVENLAFMSDRHQSIVHALELVFPNAHHEFHREFEKIQAMTVAVALYLEEIGFEKWVWSNFLRIGYNVMTSNWAVSFNNTTKDARGFSIIAYVAFLRSKV, encoded by the exons ACCTTAAATGGTATGTTGAGGGCAATGATGAT AGAAAATCGCCAAACACCCGGTACTAGTAGTAGTCGTCCAGACAGAACGAGTAATGCTAGAGGTCCTAGTGATGCTAGAAGAACTAGTGATGATAGAGGGACCAATGATGCTAGTGGTCCTAGTGATGTTAGAGGGACCAATGATACTGGATTTGGCGATCCATTTTCTTTTTCGACAAGTTACAGTAAAATCAATGAGAAAATGTTTACAAGAGAAGACATCGAGGATCACAGTCATTATATATCTATGGGTGGCACACCAGTCAAGGAGTTACATCTAGGAAATTTTTTTAGAGACAAAGAGCATTTAAAGATAGTTTTGGGCTTGTATGCAATGAAGAAATGGTTCGACTACTTTGTTAGTAAGTCCGGTACTACTGTTTGGTACGTTACATGTAAGGATACCGATTGTGAGAGGAGattaagagagaagaagaaCATACTTTCTAACATATTTGAG GATAAATTCGCAACTGACGACTCAGATCATTTGACCTATGATATAAGGAAAGATATGTACACAGATTTTGAGATCCAAATGAGTTATGAAAAGGCTTGGAAGTGTCTAGAGAAGGCACTACGCCTAGTTCGGGGTACACTTGAAGATTCATACTCAAAATTATCTGGTTACTTGCACATACTAAAGTTAAGAAATCCAGGTACCATCACGAATTTTGTGGTAGAGGATGGTCGCTTCAAGTATTGTTTCTTCTTGCTGGGTCCTTATAGATGCGGGTTTAGATTTTTTCGACCTATTGTATGTGTTGATGGGTCTTTCTTGAAGACTAGGTATGGTGGGCAAATATTGTGTGCAGTGGCACTGGATGCAGTCaaccatatttttcaaatagctTTCGCTTTAGTTGATAGCAAAAACCACAACACTTGGACCTATTTTATGATAAAATTGAAAGATGCAATTGATGATGTTGAGAACTTAGCCTTCATgtcagataggcatcaaagcattgttcATGCTTTAGAGCTCGTGTTCCCTAATGCACACCATG AGTTTCACAGAGAATTTGAGAAGATTCAGGCGATGACTGTTGCAGTTGCATTATATCTTGAGGAAATTGGATTTGAGAAATGGGTTTGGTCGAACTTTCTAAGGATAGGCTACAATGTAATGACGAGTAACTGGGCTGTGAGCTTTAACAACACAACTAAGGACGCAAGAGGCTTTTCGATCATTGCTTATGTAGCATTCTTGAGGTCCAAAGTCTAA